From a single Bombus terrestris chromosome 17, iyBomTerr1.2, whole genome shotgun sequence genomic region:
- the LOC125386672 gene encoding LOW QUALITY PROTEIN: uncharacterized protein LOC125386672 (The sequence of the model RefSeq protein was modified relative to this genomic sequence to represent the inferred CDS: substituted 1 base at 1 genomic stop codon), whose product MNFITERLANSLKLNQRKCSVPIGALNTLSTTSKRYITATITSIDGTYERNLTFLIMPTIASWVPNQPVDRSTIQVPKNLQLADPRFHRPAPIEILLSAGPTLASLCVGQLDISQANGPDLRLQKTRFGWVIGGSPTSQSLAYAFHTSTTALQADLARFWEIDEGPPTARISEAERQCEEHFRKHVQRNNEGRYVVALPFNETTPPLGSSKAMAMKRLTSLGRRFQRDKQFEADYHAVIQEYVELGHMTKMTTNHCTDDGYFLPHHGVIKESSRTTKLRVVFDGSAPTTTGVSLNDVLHTGPKLQDDIFLILLRFRFHQYVITGDVEKMYRQFLVRPEDRKFQQILWRNSDGEVDTYQLNTVTFGLSAAPYLAIRCLKQLADDEGHRYPRAAMVLQRDFYVDDVLTGADTRNEVQLLRTELIQLLKLAGLNIRKWAANDRELLRGLSEQDINDKLLLGESQTFKTLGVVWNSGDDSILYSVKINPTASRITKRTISSEIAKIYDPLGLLAPVIVRAKMLLQRLWTLKLDWDESLPADVHTEWSKYYSQLPLLNNVKFPRKTIIQPAAKIELHGFCDASERAYGACVYLRTIAPDGHVWTRLLTARSEVAPLKSQTIPRLELSGALLLASLATTVLQALPSNIPRTVYWTDSTIVLHWINTSPHTLKTFVANRVTEIQQKTHTSDWRHIPTTDNPADLISRGQSPQDFLRSTIWQHGPEWLQQSEKYWPSWNPVPLVEIPEQKKATCLSVTPPDHSLLERYSSWPKLMRIAARCLRWRQKQDRGGPLTTHDLTNAHNKLVKLLQLCYFPDEIRTLRTDRNSAVKGKLQRLNPFLDKDEILRVGGRLSHSPMPFTQKHPIILPKSSVTALIIEHEHLLNLHSGTQATLYALRRSYWPIDGRSQVWSTLKKCVRCCRANPPPVEYVMGDLPAARITESLKAVHLELVTDLTSEAFIAALRRFIARRGFCVTIYSDNGTNFVGANNELRELRNLLQSDDHKVKIQSFLADRRIEWHFIPPNSPHFGGLWEAAVKSFKRHLRRVAGNELLTYENLNTLIIEIESILNSRPLTPISSDPNDLLVLTPGHFLIGDALTSFRERDFRDTPSNRLSSWQHIQRIKQHFWRRWHREYLNELNIRNKWSKGSHDIRVGTVVVLREDNDVEKLGIXLGFTFGGRNFHNVSLGQGQEPIAEEAIELSANEGHWVILQNVHLVRKWLPTLEKKMEQCSENPHDDYRLFISAEPSPDPHESIIPQGILESAIKITNEPPSGIQANIHKALDNFTQETLESCSKETEFKAILFALCYYHAVLAERRKFGAQGWNRSYPFNFGDLTISVSVLFNYLENSIKVPWEDLRYLFGEIMYGGHITDDWDRRLCKTYLVEYLKTELVEGIYDNSQ is encoded by the exons ATGAACTTTATCACCGAAAGGCTCGCTAACTCATTAAAGCTCAATCAACGgaaatgttcggtcccaatcggagcaCTCAATACGCTATCGACGACCTCGAAACGCTACATCACGGCCACGATCACCTCTATTGACGGCACATACGAACGCAACTTGACGTTCCTGATCATGCCGACTATCGCGTCTTGGGTCCCAAACCAACCCGTAGATCGCTCAACGATACAGGTACCTAAGAACCTCCAATTAGCCGATCCAAGATTCCATAGACCTGCtccgatcgaaatattgttgagcgCCGGACCAACACTAGCATCACTCTGTGTTGGCCAACTTGATATCAGTCAAGCAAACGGGCCCGACTTGCGTCTGCAAAAGACAAGATTCGGATGggtcatcggggggagcccTACCTCACAATCATTAGCATACGCATTTCACACCTCCACGACGGCTTTACAGGCGGACCTCGCCCGtttttgggaaatcgacgagggaccgCCCACCGCACGAATTTCGGAAGCGGAACGACAGTGCGAGGAGCACTTTCGAAAGCACGTTCAACGCAACAACGAAGGGCGATACGTTGTCGCTCTCCCATTCAACGAAACAACTCCTCCGCTTGGATCTTCGAAAGCCATGGCAATGAAGCGACTCACGTCCCTCGGCCGTCGATTCCAACGAGACAAACAATTCGAAGCCGACTATCACGCCGTAATACAAGAATACGTGGAATTAGGACATATGACGAAGATGACCACGAACCACTGCACGGACGACGGATATTTTCTGCCACATCACGGCGTGATCAAAGAATCCAGCCGGACTACAAAACTCCGAGTTGTGTTTGACGGATCTGCACCAACCACCACCGGAGTCTCATTAAACGACGTACTTCATACGGGACCGAAACTACAGGACGAcatatttcttatccttttaaGATTTCGTTTTCATCAGTATGTCATTACAGGCGATGTCGAAAAGATGTATCGCCAATTTCTTGTACGCCCAGAGGAtcggaaattccaacaaatcttGTGGCGCAACTCTGACGGAGAAGTTGACACCTATCAACTTAACACAGTGACATTCGGGCTGTCAGCGGCCCCCTATCTAGCCATTCGGTGCCTCAAACAACTGGCAGACGACGAGGGACATCGGTACCCACGAGCAGCGATGGTCTTACAGCGAGACTTCTACGTCGACGATGTTCTCACAGGAGCCGATACAAGGAACGAGGTACAATTACTGAGAACGGAGCTCATACAATTGCTTAAACTAGCCGGCTTGAACATTCGAAAATGGGCAGCGAACGACCGGGAACTGCTACGAGGACTTTCCGAGCAGGATATAAACGATAAGCTGCTACTAGGCGAATCGCAAACTTTCAAAACTCTGGGTGTTGTTTGGAATTCCGGTGACGATTCGATCCTATATTCCGTCAAAATCAATCCTACCGCCTCTCGAATTACGAAGAGAACAATCAGCTCCGAAATTGCCAAGATCTACGACCCTCTTGGATTACTGGCACCAGTGATCGTTCGCGCTAAGATGTTGCTCCAACGACTTTGGACTTTAAAACTTGACTGGGACGAATCTCTTCCGGCTGACGTACACACAGAATGGAGCAAATATTATTCACAGCTACCTTTGCTAAATAACGTGAAGTTTCCACGAAAAACTATAATCCAGCCTGCAGCGAAAATTGAATTACACGGATTCTGCGACGCCAGCGAAAGGGCGTATGGGGCATGCGTCTACCTTCGCACCATCGCTCCGGATGGTCATGTTTGGACACGACTCCTCACTGCAAGGTCAGAGGTGGCTCCACTCAAATCACAAACCATTCCAAGGCTGGAACTGAGTGGAGCACTTCTTCTCGCATCATTGGCCACTACAGTCCTTCAAGCGTTACCAAGCAACATTCCTCGGACCGTCTACTGGACTGATTCTACAATCGTTCTACACTGGATTAATACATCACCTCACACACTGAAAACCTTCGTCGCCAATCGTGTGACAGAGATTCAACAAAAGACTCACACCTCAGATTGGCGACACATCCCCACTACCGATAACCCTGCAGATCTCATATCTCGAGGCCAATCACCCCAAGACTTCCTGCGATCTACCATTTGGCAACATGGACCAGAATGGCTCCAACAATCTGAAAAATACTGGCCGTCGTGGAACCCAGTACCATTAGTTGAAATACCAGAGCAAAAGAAGGCAACATGTCTGTCCGTGACTCCGCCTGACCACAGTCTACTGGAGAGATATTCTTCTTGGCCCAAGCTGATGAGAATTGCCGCTCGTTGCCTCCGATGGAGGCAAAAACAGGATCGAGGGGGACCTCTAACCACACATGATTTAACCAATGCGCATAACAAATTGGTCAAATTGTTACAACTCTGTTATTTTCCAGATGAAATACGTACTCTCCGAACAGATCGAAACTCTGCAGTGAAGGGGAAGCTGCAACGACTCAATCCATTTCTGGACAAGGATGAGATATTGCGAGTCGGAGGCCGACTCAGTCATTCACCAATGCCCTTCACTCAAAAACACCCAATCATTCTACCCAAATCCTCAGTTACAGCACTCATAATCGAGCATGAACACCTCCTAAATCTCCACTCCGGAACTCAAGCTACCTTATATGCCTTAAGGAGATCTTACTGGCCTATCGACGGCCGTAGTCAAGTTTGGAGCACGCTGAAGAAGTGCGTACGTTGCTGCCGAGCCAATCCACCTCCAGTAGAGTACGTAATGGGCGACCTTCCAGCTGCACGGATAACGGAATCTC TTAAAGCAGTCCACCTCGAGCTGGTCACCGATCTCACTAGCGAGGCCTTCATTGCTGCTCTGCGAAGATTCATCGCTCGCCGAGGATTCTGTGTAACAATTTATTCTGACAACGGCACCAACTTCGTTGGCGCCAACAATGAATTACGAGAGCTCCGAAACCTCCTGCAGTCCGACGATCATAAGGTAAAGATTCAGTCCTTTTTAGccgatcgacgaatcgaatgGCACTTCATTCCTCCCAACTCACCTCACTTCGGCGGGCTGTGGGAGGCTGCGGTGAAGTCCTTCAAACGACATCTCAGACGTGTCGCAGGTAACGAGCTCTTAACATACGAAAATTTGAACACACTGATCATTGAAATCGAGTCTATCCTCAACTCCCGTCCTCTGACTCCAATATCATCTGACCCAAACGATCTTCTTGTCCTTACTCCCGGTCACTTCCTCATCGGAGATGCACTAACAAGCTTTCGAGAACGAGATTTCCGGGACACTCCATCCAATCGTCTCTCCAGCTGGCAACATATTCAAAGGATCAAACAACATTTCTGGCGCCGTTGGCATCGAGAATACCTGAACGAGCTGAACATCCGAAATAAATGGAGCAAGGGCAGTCACGACATCCGAGTAGGCACCGTAGTAGTcctcagggaggataac gaCGTCGAAAAACTGGGAATCTAATTGGGTTTCACTTTTGGAGGGAGAAATTTCCATAATGTGTCACTGGGTCAAGGTCAAGAACCCATAGCGGAAGAAGCCATAGAACTTTCCGCGAACGAAGGCCACTgggtaattttgcaaaatgtccATTTAGTGAGGAAATGGTTGCCTACATTGGAAAAAAAGATGGAACAGTGCTCGGAGAATCCACATGATGATTATCGTTTGTTCATTAGTGCGGAACCCAGTCCTGATCCTCATGAATCAATAATACCTCAG GGTATACTAGAATCAGCCATAAAGATTACGAACGAACCACCATCTGGAATTCAAGCGAATATTCACAAAGCGTTGGATAACTTTACCCAGGAAACTTTGGAGTCCTGCAGCAAGGAAACCGAATTCAaagcaatattatttgcacTTTGTTATTACCACGCTGTACTTGCAGAACGTAGAAAATTTGGGGCGCAAGGATGGAATAGG TCCTACCCATTCAACTTCGGTGATCTAACAATCAGCGtatctgtattatttaattacctGGAAAATAGTATCAAAGTACCTTGGGAGGATCTTCGTTACTTATTTGGAGAAATAATGTATGGAGGTCACATAACAGATGATTGGGATAGAAGACTATGCAAGACATATttagtagaatatttgaaaacggAATTAGTCGAAGGTATATATGATAATTCACAATAA
- the LOC125386640 gene encoding uncharacterized protein LOC125386640 encodes MATGDELANLRRRRGYCSAQFTRLAKKLGDIEQSGCPDEFDLLHIKDRLETYEKEIRALQYQIVTLDEGETARGSELEEEYERLQRRVAKQLSNTRRSTPSQSTSGESAVGRESAPLKLPEVRIPTFDGALEDWHSFHDAFSSAIDRNENLAPVQKFHHLRTALTGWAARSIQSLPITDANYAIAMDALREKFDCHRQICMRHWDLILDYPRITKETPEAIDDLIETVKVHLQALERLGDPVTSNAFLIKLVTSKLPSAVVREWQHTLPDKKLPPYTHLVDFLKTRTNSDRACSSLTVKRGASEQHDRRRQDAPRSYTFVTTHNTLLCPSCHEQHELWNCHVFKTMPPKERLEIAKRASLCTNCLGKGHARTQCSAGSCRICRQRHHTYLHQDQGHNKTRTRVDRTSSGRSSSDRSSSGRSSPSSPSPRSSYRSRRSSSSPRAAHRGSRRDSRRESPRASPRTSPRASRRDSRRESPRTSPRTSPKRESRLPRSSASGSTI; translated from the coding sequence atggcaaccggagacgagctcgccaacttgcgtcgtcgccggggctactgtagcgcccagtttacacgcctcgcaaaaaaactgggcgacattgaacaatcaggctgtccggacgAGTTCGACTTGCTTCACATTAAAGACCGTCTAGAAACCTACGAGAAGGAAATCCGTGCACTACAATACCAGATCGTAACTCTAGACGAGGGAGAGaccgcgcgcggcagtgagctagaggaagaatacgagaggctgcaacgccgagtagccaaacaattaagCAATACACGACGGAGCACGCCGTCACagtcgacaagcggcgaatcagccgtcggccgcgagtccgcacCGCTTAAACTACCGGAGGTTCGCATACCTACATTTGATGGCGCCCTCGAGGATTGGCATTCGTTTCACGATGCCTTCTCATCAGCgatagatagaaatgaaaatttagcacCGGTTCAGAAATTTCATCATCTCCGAACAGCCCTGACTGGCTGGGCCGCGCGAAGCATACAGTCATTACCCATCACCGACGCAAATTACGCAATCGCCATGGACGCTCTAAGGGAAAAATTCGACTGCCACCGCCAGATCTGCATGCGTCACTGGGACCTGATTCTCGACTATCCCAGAATAACTAAAGAAACACCCGAAGCCATAGACGATCTTATCGAGACAGTCAAAGTACATCTTCAAGCGTTAGAAAGACTCGGGGACCCAGTCACGTCAAACGCCTTTCTCATAAAGCTTGTCACGTCGAAGTTACCCTCAGCCGTCGTTCGCGAATGGCAACATACCCTACCGGACAAGAAATTGCCGCCATATACGCATTTAGTGGATTTTTTGAAAACACGGACGAATAGCGACAGAGCATGCTCATCATTAACCGTCAAAAGGGGGGCGTCCGAGCAACACGACCGTCGGCGACAGGACGCGCCGCGAAGTTATACATTCGTAACTACACACAATACGTTGTTGTGTCCGAGCTGCCACGAACAACACGAATTATGGAATTGCCATGTCTTCAAAACGATGCCGCCCAAAGAACGCCTGGAAATCGCCAAAAGGGCGTCGCTCTGTACCAATTGTTTAGGCAAGGGACACGCTCGCACTCAATGCTCCGCGGGATCATGTCGCATCTGTAGACAGCGACATCACACGTATCTGCATCAAGACCAGGGGCATAACAAAACACGAACACGTGTCGACCGAACATCGAGCGGTCGATCGTCGAGCGACCGATCATCCAGCGGTCGATCTTCGCCCAGTTCACCGTCCCCGCGTTCGTCATATCGTTCGAGACGCTCATCTTCGTCTCCCCGAGCGGCTCACCGAGGTTCTCGCCGAGATTCTCGCCGAgagtctccccgagcgtctccccgaacatctccccgagcgtctcgtcGAGATTCTCGCCGAGAGTCTCCCCGTACGTCTCCGCGAACATCCCCGAAACGCGAATCTCGGTTACCGCGATCGTCGGCATCGGGATCGACCATATAG